DNA from Xanthomonas hyacinthi:
CACAGGGCCTCGTCGGCGTCGCTGACCAGCGGGAAGCGGAAGCCCTGCTTGGCGCAGAAGTTGTCGTGCGACTTCAGCGAATCGCGCGAGACGCCGAGCACGGCGGCGTTGGCCTGCTCGAACTGCGGCAGCAGCGCGTTGAAGTCGATGCCCTCGGTGGTGCAGCCGGGGGTGCTGTCCTTCGGATAGAAATACAGCACCAGCCAGCGGCCGGCGTAATCGCCGAGCGTGGCGCTGGCGCCGCCGGACAAGGCCAGCGGCAATGCCAGCGTGGTGCGGTCCAGGGTGTCGCCGTCCTTCATCGGGTGTCCTCCGCGTGCATCGCCATCATCTGCGTTCGACTGCGTCGATGTCCAGCACCGCTCAGAACTTCATCGGGTCCATGATCGCGTCCAGGTTCAGGTGGTCGCAGAACTCGAGGAAGTCGTCGCGCAGCGCGGCGATGTGCATGTTCGCCGGCACCCCGATGGTCACCTGCGCCGAAAACATCTCCGCGCCGGTCTGCATCGCGCGGTAGCGGGTGCTCTGCAGGTTCTCGATGGTGATGCCCTGGCGGTCGAAGAAGTCCGCCAGCTGGAACAGGATGCCCGGCTTGTCGGCGGCGATGACCTCGACGATGTAGGGCAGCAGGTTGGATTGCGCCTGCTTGGCGCCGGTGCGGTACCACACCAGCTTCATGCCTTCCTCGCGGTCGAGCCGGGTCAGCATGGCCTCGAGCTTGGCCACCGAGTCCCACGAGCCGGTCGCCAGCGCGGTCACCGACACGTCGCGGCCGACCGTGGCCAGGCGCGCATCGACCAGATTGCAGCCGCTGTCGGCGATGCGCCGCGTCACCGGCAATAGCGGCGACTCCGGATGCGTCGTATAGGCGTTGATCAGGAGGTGGTTTTCGGTCGGCGCGGGCCGGGGCGTGGTGTCTGTCAAAGGGGCTTCCGGCATTGCGTAAGGCTGAACGGCGTCCGGGCGGTCGCTCGGTGCAGTAT
Protein-coding regions in this window:
- a CDS encoding peroxiredoxin; the protein is MKDGDTLDRTTLALPLALSGGASATLGDYAGRWLVLYFYPKDSTPGCTTEGIDFNALLPQFEQANAAVLGVSRDSLKSHDNFCAKQGFRFPLVSDADEALCRAFDVIKEKTMYGRQVLGIERSTFLISPSGRLLRSWRKVKVPGHAQAVFDALQAAAQQ
- a CDS encoding glycine cleavage system protein R, with protein sequence MPEAPLTDTTPRPAPTENHLLINAYTTHPESPLLPVTRRIADSGCNLVDARLATVGRDVSVTALATGSWDSVAKLEAMLTRLDREEGMKLVWYRTGAKQAQSNLLPYIVEVIAADKPGILFQLADFFDRQGITIENLQSTRYRAMQTGAEMFSAQVTIGVPANMHIAALRDDFLEFCDHLNLDAIMDPMKF